A genomic segment from Nitrospirae bacterium YQR-1 encodes:
- a CDS encoding DUF3786 domain-containing protein: MAFALLIVKGSKELSVCTFLNEETLQRLSGSLKTVDVTETILETLRAETEKINLDEVAPFIGAEIVDNAIKVHCLGHDFIIEKTGNIITEGTVNVWINILLLIYTKMGGTLKDSGAGSIPIRWVSFDELKSGSMKTNSFRKESEIPLTAMFEQNYAGTVNALTVLGAEPFAGQPSDEAWIIYLLPKIPVLILYWRGDGEFPATVKILFPHNADTFMDVESIIFLLRETVIALKEL; encoded by the coding sequence ATGGCATTTGCACTGCTCATTGTAAAGGGTTCTAAAGAGCTAAGTGTCTGTACGTTTTTAAATGAGGAGACACTACAGCGTCTGTCCGGTTCTCTAAAAACAGTGGATGTAACAGAAACCATCCTTGAGACCCTCAGAGCCGAGACGGAAAAAATAAATCTTGATGAGGTTGCCCCTTTTATAGGCGCCGAAATTGTTGATAACGCAATTAAGGTGCACTGCCTTGGGCATGATTTCATCATTGAAAAAACCGGTAATATTATAACCGAGGGTACTGTAAATGTCTGGATAAACATTTTACTTTTGATTTATACAAAAATGGGCGGCACCCTTAAAGACTCCGGTGCCGGCAGCATCCCCATCAGATGGGTTTCTTTCGATGAGTTAAAATCGGGAAGCATGAAGACCAATTCATTCAGAAAGGAGTCGGAAATTCCTCTTACCGCCATGTTTGAGCAAAACTATGCCGGCACGGTTAATGCTCTCACAGTCCTTGGCGCTGAGCCCTTTGCAGGGCAGCCCTCCGATGAGGCATGGATAATATATCTGCTTCCTAAGATCCCTGTTTTAATCCTCTATTGGCGCGGAGACGGTGAATTCCCTGCCACCGTAAAAATTCTGTTTCCACACAACGCCGATACTTTCATGGACGTTGAGTCTATTATCTTTCTTCTGAGAGAAACGGTTATCGCTCTGAAGGAGCTATGA
- a CDS encoding CHASE domain-containing protein — translation MKVKEFIAERKFVAALAALIAVSGIVVSVSIFFLILNLGKKETQLKLDQVMNNFVTVLDANLHIYLEILQETGYLYMVLDNVTRNDFYNFVNTSVLRYPEIKAISWIPAVAHKERVLYENMAIKDGFPGFKFTKRSDSGEMIAVENKPKYFPVYYVQPFAGNESALGFDLSSNPERLRAIRESSETGKILATSPIELVQDKDNRHGFLVFVPIYSKTETTGSKSLKGFITGVFRIDNIVNDVLKSAMNYYSKVIIRISDITDPSEKLVIYSGNLDLTNSEFMYERVLEPAGRKWRICGYTLPGHTFGQNLFIPYSILISGLLVTALLVLYIISRDSELRLTRKKGQTIVDTVISGIVMIDARGTVELFNPAAEKLFGYAASEVIGNNVKMLMPEPYHTEHDGYLNNYVTTGRKKIIGIGREVRGRRKAGTTFPMELAVSEIRDADIKRFVGVITDISDRKEKEEQLSEQLNLAKFRAELGVLLASNEPLRTMLQKTMEVIVGYLGVSFARTWTISETDNMLILQASAGLYTHIDGGHARIPVGKFKIGLIAQSAMPHLTNSVQTDPLISNPQWAIQEGMTAFAGYPLIAEGTVIGVVAAFSKHPLNQYAIESLGAVAYNMAIAIKNKLAEEHLVKAKEEAEEANRIKSEFLDVMSHELRTPLTVMLGNIPLLKDIDSLPESDEIVEIAEDIEDSGKHLLALINDLLDFSKIEAEKMHLNRYALNISEVVEDSVSSIRKIATAKSLLIDTEVENIEIYGDRIRIRQILYNLLGNAVKFTDKGKITVAVTNKNGLAYISVSDTGIGMKEKDLPVIFDKFRQVDGSVTRAAGGTGLGLAITKSLVEMHGGTIEVKSEYQKGSVFTFTIPLYRGDYG, via the coding sequence ATGAAAGTAAAGGAGTTCATAGCCGAAAGAAAGTTTGTAGCGGCACTGGCTGCTTTAATTGCTGTCTCCGGCATAGTAGTTTCTGTATCCATTTTCTTTTTAATTTTAAATTTAGGGAAAAAAGAAACACAATTAAAATTGGACCAAGTGATGAATAATTTTGTAACTGTATTAGATGCCAACCTTCATATATATTTAGAAATATTACAGGAAACAGGCTATCTATATATGGTTTTAGATAATGTTACCAGAAATGATTTTTATAATTTTGTTAACACTTCTGTTTTGCGGTATCCTGAGATAAAAGCTATTTCGTGGATACCCGCAGTAGCGCATAAAGAACGTGTCCTTTATGAAAATATGGCTATAAAAGATGGTTTTCCCGGGTTTAAGTTTACTAAACGCAGCGACAGTGGTGAAATGATTGCAGTTGAGAATAAGCCGAAATACTTCCCGGTTTACTATGTCCAACCATTTGCAGGAAATGAATCTGCTTTGGGATTTGATCTTTCATCAAATCCAGAGCGCTTAAGAGCAATCAGAGAGTCAAGTGAAACAGGGAAAATTCTTGCCACATCTCCAATTGAACTTGTCCAGGACAAAGATAACAGGCACGGATTTCTGGTTTTTGTACCAATATACAGTAAGACTGAAACTACAGGAAGTAAGTCACTCAAGGGCTTTATTACAGGAGTGTTTCGTATAGATAATATAGTAAATGATGTACTTAAAAGTGCTATGAATTATTACTCGAAGGTCATTATCAGGATTTCTGACATAACTGACCCCTCTGAAAAACTGGTGATATACTCCGGTAATCTTGATTTAACCAATAGTGAATTTATGTATGAGAGGGTGTTGGAGCCAGCCGGCAGAAAATGGCGGATATGCGGTTATACACTTCCAGGACATACTTTTGGACAAAATTTGTTCATTCCCTATTCTATACTTATTTCCGGGCTGTTGGTGACTGCGTTACTTGTGCTTTATATTATAAGCCGTGATTCAGAACTACGGCTGACTCGTAAAAAAGGGCAGACAATTGTTGACACCGTCATAAGCGGTATTGTGATGATTGACGCAAGGGGCACTGTGGAACTTTTTAACCCTGCGGCTGAAAAACTGTTTGGTTATGCGGCATCTGAGGTGATCGGAAATAACGTTAAAATGCTTATGCCTGAGCCCTATCATACCGAACACGATGGATACTTGAATAACTACGTAACGACCGGCAGGAAAAAGATTATAGGAATTGGCCGGGAGGTCAGGGGCAGACGTAAAGCCGGCACAACTTTTCCTATGGAGCTTGCCGTTAGCGAGATACGTGATGCTGATATCAAAAGATTTGTCGGCGTCATAACTGACATAAGCGACCGTAAGGAAAAAGAAGAACAACTGTCCGAACAGTTAAACTTAGCAAAATTCAGAGCGGAGCTGGGAGTCCTTTTAGCCTCAAATGAGCCGCTGCGAACAATGCTTCAAAAAACTATGGAAGTGATAGTAGGTTATCTGGGGGTGTCTTTTGCCCGCACATGGACTATCTCAGAGACAGATAATATGCTCATATTACAAGCCAGCGCCGGGCTATATACACATATTGACGGCGGGCACGCAAGGATTCCCGTAGGTAAATTCAAGATCGGCCTTATTGCCCAAAGTGCAATGCCACATCTTACCAACTCTGTACAAACGGACCCTTTAATCAGCAACCCACAGTGGGCTATACAGGAAGGAATGACCGCCTTTGCCGGATACCCTTTGATTGCAGAGGGCACTGTTATTGGTGTTGTGGCTGCGTTTTCCAAACATCCTTTAAACCAATACGCAATCGAGTCTTTGGGGGCGGTAGCATATAATATGGCCATCGCTATAAAAAATAAACTGGCTGAGGAACATCTTGTTAAAGCAAAGGAAGAGGCTGAAGAAGCAAACAGGATTAAGTCTGAATTTCTTGACGTAATGAGCCATGAGCTACGTACTCCACTTACCGTCATGCTTGGCAATATTCCTCTGCTAAAAGACATTGACAGTTTACCCGAATCTGATGAAATTGTCGAAATAGCCGAGGATATTGAAGACTCCGGTAAACATCTCCTTGCCCTGATTAATGACTTACTCGATTTTTCAAAAATTGAAGCCGAAAAGATGCATTTGAACCGTTATGCACTTAATATATCCGAGGTGGTTGAGGACTCCGTTTCATCTATACGTAAAATTGCAACAGCTAAGTCCTTACTCATTGACACAGAAGTCGAAAATATTGAAATATACGGGGACAGGATTCGTATCAGGCAGATTTTGTATAATCTCTTAGGTAATGCTGTTAAATTTACCGATAAGGGGAAAATAACGGTAGCAGTTACAAATAAAAACGGTTTGGCTTATATCTCTGTTTCCGATACAGGCATTGGAATGAAAGAGAAAGACTTACCGGTCATTTTCGATAAGTTCCGGCAGGTTGATGGAAGTGTGACGAGGGCAGCCGGCGGGACCGGCCTTGGGTTAGCCATTACCAAAAGTTTAGTTGAGATGCACGGCGGCACTATAGAGGTTAAAAGCGAGTATCAGAAGGGGAGCGTTTTTACTTTCACTATACCGTTGTACAGGGGGGACTATGGCTAA
- a CDS encoding response regulator gives MAKILIVDDDVKIIRMLVRRLKKCGHEVYTAENGKAGVEMVLSLKPDLTLMDMHMPVMDGYEATVALRNQGYTGQIIALTASAMAHEAHKSIDAGCNSFLAKPISEDFENTLVSILEENTGNENTDS, from the coding sequence ATGGCTAAAATACTTATAGTTGACGATGATGTTAAGATAATAAGGATGCTGGTAAGACGGCTTAAAAAATGTGGACACGAGGTTTACACGGCGGAAAACGGCAAAGCGGGAGTAGAAATGGTGCTGTCTCTTAAACCTGACCTGACGCTTATGGATATGCACATGCCGGTGATGGATGGGTATGAGGCAACAGTGGCTTTGAGAAACCAGGGATATACGGGGCAAATAATTGCACTAACCGCATCAGCTATGGCGCATGAGGCTCATAAGTCCATAGATGCCGGATGTAATAGTTTCCTTGCTAAACCCATCTCAGAGGATTTTGAGAACACGCTTGTATCAATTTTAGAGGAAAACACGGGCAATGAAAATACTGATAGTTGA
- the lipA gene encoding lipoyl synthase has protein sequence MNSERLPHWLKTNTFEGLRETKVLLRQKRLKTVCEEARCPNKGYCFNKPTATFMILGDSCTRNCGFCSVSHNGAQPVDADEPERVAEAAFEMKLKHVVITSVTRDDLRDGGAAHFACTVSAVRKRLPEAAIEVLTPDFRGDINALQTVIESGPDVFNHNVETVPSLYSVVRPEADYQMSLSVLKNARQLSLGTNIKTKSGLMAGLGETFDEVIEVLRDLRGAGCNYITIGQYLRPRKGNLPVVQYVRPDVFERYKVEAQLMGFEAVASAPLVRSSMDAFELNAGTEQ, from the coding sequence ATGAATTCGGAAAGACTACCCCACTGGCTTAAAACAAACACATTTGAAGGACTCAGGGAAACAAAAGTGCTGCTGCGGCAAAAGAGGCTTAAAACAGTTTGTGAAGAGGCACGATGCCCTAATAAGGGCTACTGTTTTAACAAACCGACCGCCACTTTTATGATCCTGGGCGACAGTTGCACGAGAAATTGCGGTTTCTGTTCGGTATCCCACAACGGAGCACAACCTGTGGATGCAGATGAGCCGGAAAGAGTAGCCGAGGCCGCTTTTGAAATGAAATTAAAGCATGTGGTTATAACATCAGTTACGCGGGATGATTTAAGAGACGGAGGAGCGGCACATTTTGCCTGCACGGTTTCAGCGGTAAGAAAACGCCTCCCTGAGGCGGCAATTGAAGTCCTGACACCTGATTTCAGAGGAGATATAAATGCACTTCAAACAGTGATTGAGTCGGGCCCTGATGTGTTTAACCATAACGTGGAAACAGTGCCTTCTCTGTACTCTGTGGTAAGGCCTGAGGCTGATTATCAAATGTCGCTGAGTGTTTTAAAAAATGCACGACAGCTTTCTCTGGGCACAAACATTAAAACAAAGTCAGGTCTTATGGCAGGTCTGGGCGAGACCTTTGATGAGGTAATAGAAGTACTCAGAGACCTCCGTGGTGCAGGCTGTAACTATATAACTATTGGCCAGTATCTCAGACCTCGAAAGGGAAACCTTCCGGTTGTACAATATGTACGCCCCGATGTGTTTGAAAGATACAAGGTGGAGGCACAACTAATGGGATTTGAAGCCGTTGCCTCCGCTCCCCTTGTCAGGAGTTCCATGGATGCCTTTGAACTTAATGCAGGTACTGAGCAGTGA
- the mazG gene encoding nucleoside triphosphate pyrophosphohydrolase codes for MDKLRSKEGCPWDKEQTAETIVNFLVEESYEVVESIHERDHSKIKEELGDLLFQILFIARIGKEEGHFTIDDVIDGIGTKMISRHPHIFGEKVCADADEVLKQWYEIKKDEGRHDNSVLSGVPKVLPSLLRAQMIQSRAARVGFDWLRIEDVMEKLDEETAEFKSTLSTAQSQEVLEDELGDMLFTIVNISRFLKLNPENALRKTINRFITRFKYIEERAKDSGKALEDMPLTEMDSFWEEAKKLGL; via the coding sequence ATGGATAAGCTGCGCTCTAAAGAGGGCTGCCCGTGGGATAAGGAACAAACCGCCGAGACCATTGTTAACTTTCTGGTTGAGGAGTCCTACGAGGTGGTGGAATCTATACATGAAAGGGACCACAGTAAAATTAAAGAGGAGCTGGGGGACCTGCTCTTTCAGATTCTCTTTATTGCACGTATTGGAAAAGAAGAAGGGCATTTTACGATAGATGATGTAATAGACGGTATTGGAACCAAGATGATATCCAGACATCCGCATATTTTTGGTGAGAAAGTTTGTGCCGATGCTGATGAGGTACTTAAACAGTGGTACGAGATAAAAAAGGATGAGGGCAGACACGATAACTCTGTTTTAAGCGGGGTGCCAAAGGTTTTGCCGTCTCTTTTGCGTGCTCAAATGATTCAATCACGTGCGGCAAGGGTGGGGTTTGACTGGCTGAGAATAGAAGATGTCATGGAAAAACTTGATGAGGAAACAGCTGAGTTCAAATCAACCCTCAGTACAGCGCAATCACAGGAAGTTTTGGAGGATGAGCTCGGAGATATGCTTTTTACAATTGTAAACATATCGAGGTTTCTGAAATTAAACCCTGAAAATGCTTTACGCAAAACGATAAACAGATTTATCACACGTTTCAAGTACATCGAGGAAAGGGCAAAGGACTCAGGCAAAGCACTTGAGGATATGCCCCTTACAGAGATGGACAGCTTCTGGGAAGAGGCTAAGAAGTTGGGTTTATAA
- a CDS encoding peptidase U32 — protein sequence MACNFDSALIEGIRGYPVYELYGKMSSDSVGGGRPSFVLPGVGKQRLRDYVKLCRKNGFEFNYLLNSSCMGNTEYTTKGRKSIYELLDFLSDCDVTSVTLNHPLLLNIIKKKKYAFKVRVGIFSGVNTPLKAKSWEDEGADLICLDDTVCNRDFQLLQEIREAVRCRLQLLVNNGCRYCCPYTVTHMNMAAHASQSGSPSGHVYIDYHGIRCEIEKLNNPVNYIRATWIRPEDIKHYLNIGYDNFKIVDRSSSTETLLARVRAYTGQRYQGNLLDLITSKTPRKDGFNKYINTLRYFLNPFNINPWKLIKIKRLLRRPSPASTNYVYIDNGSLDGFIDRFLGQSCRNTDCDKCQYCHRAATRHVVIDNTYKERRLAACSELIDEVEG from the coding sequence TTGGCATGTAACTTTGACTCCGCTCTGATTGAGGGCATAAGGGGTTATCCAGTGTATGAGCTCTACGGGAAGATGTCCTCCGACAGTGTGGGCGGCGGAAGACCGTCTTTTGTGCTTCCCGGGGTTGGTAAGCAAAGGTTGAGAGATTATGTAAAGTTATGCCGTAAAAACGGATTTGAATTTAACTACCTGCTAAATTCCTCCTGCATGGGAAACACCGAATATACAACTAAAGGCCGCAAGAGCATATATGAGCTGCTTGATTTCCTCTCAGACTGTGATGTCACATCCGTTACGCTTAACCACCCGCTGCTTCTTAATATAATAAAAAAGAAAAAATATGCTTTTAAGGTCAGAGTAGGAATATTTTCCGGTGTTAATACCCCTCTTAAGGCAAAGTCATGGGAAGATGAAGGGGCTGACCTCATATGCCTTGACGATACTGTATGCAACAGAGATTTTCAGTTGTTACAAGAAATACGTGAAGCGGTAAGGTGCCGGCTGCAACTTCTTGTTAATAACGGTTGCCGGTACTGCTGTCCCTACACCGTGACACATATGAATATGGCGGCACATGCCTCTCAAAGCGGTAGCCCCTCCGGCCATGTTTATATTGACTACCACGGCATACGCTGTGAAATAGAAAAACTTAATAATCCGGTTAACTACATCCGTGCAACATGGATACGCCCCGAGGACATTAAACACTACCTCAATATAGGGTACGATAACTTTAAAATTGTTGACAGAAGCTCCTCTACTGAAACACTCCTTGCACGAGTTAGAGCTTACACCGGACAACGCTATCAGGGCAACCTGCTGGACTTAATAACCAGTAAGACGCCCAGAAAAGACGGTTTTAATAAGTATATTAACACTCTCAGATACTTTCTTAATCCTTTTAATATTAATCCGTGGAAACTCATTAAAATAAAACGCTTATTAAGGCGCCCATCCCCTGCATCAACTAATTACGTATATATAGACAATGGCAGCCTGGATGGTTTTATAGACAGATTTTTAGGGCAGAGCTGCCGAAATACAGACTGTGACAAGTGTCAATACTGCCACAGAGCAGCAACCCGGCATGTTGTCATAGACAATACCTACAAGGAGAGAAGACTTGCCGCCTGCTCTGAGCTTATCGATGAAGTTGAGGGATAG
- a CDS encoding diguanylate cyclase, with amino-acid sequence MKILIVDDYEKTRRMLRRHLTKEGYEVTEAGSGAEALEVVKQSTAMPDVILLDVMMQGMTGFEVCAELRKLLGGDLIYIIMLTAVTETNKKVKGLDTGADDYVTKPFEIDELLARVRTGIRTAKNRLDAVTDSLTEIYNRTFFNGVLPSETSRSKRHRHSLCFVFLDIDHFKKINDTYGHSAGDSVLKSIGAILKSHCRGSDIPVRWGGEEFAILLPETDLNGGEVFAEKLRTTVEAYDFGTVGRVTASFGVSCLTTDEQDMINAADAALYKAKNGGRNNVVCSV; translated from the coding sequence ATGAAAATACTGATAGTTGATGACTATGAAAAAACACGCCGGATGCTGAGACGACATTTAACCAAGGAGGGCTATGAGGTGACGGAGGCCGGCTCCGGAGCAGAGGCGCTTGAAGTGGTTAAGCAGAGCACCGCTATGCCGGATGTTATACTTTTGGATGTGATGATGCAGGGGATGACAGGCTTTGAGGTATGCGCAGAGCTGCGTAAACTATTAGGCGGAGACCTGATATACATAATTATGCTGACGGCTGTTACGGAAACCAATAAAAAGGTGAAGGGTTTAGACACAGGGGCTGATGATTACGTTACAAAGCCCTTTGAAATTGACGAGCTTTTGGCACGTGTCCGTACAGGGATAAGAACCGCTAAAAATCGACTCGATGCAGTGACCGACTCGCTTACGGAAATCTACAACAGGACTTTTTTTAACGGTGTTTTACCCTCGGAGACATCCCGCTCTAAAAGACACCGGCACAGTTTGTGTTTTGTATTTCTCGATATTGATCATTTTAAAAAAATAAACGATACATATGGCCATAGTGCCGGTGATTCGGTTTTAAAATCAATCGGGGCGATATTAAAGAGCCATTGCAGAGGCAGTGATATACCCGTGCGATGGGGCGGTGAGGAATTTGCAATACTACTGCCTGAAACCGACCTTAACGGCGGTGAGGTGTTTGCTGAAAAATTAAGAACAACAGTTGAGGCTTACGATTTCGGCACTGTAGGCAGGGTGACAGCCAGCTTTGGAGTTTCCTGCTTAACTACAGATGAGCAGGATATGATCAATGCGGCGGATGCCGCCCTCTATAAGGCAAAAAACGGTGGCAGAAATAATGTAGTATGCAGTGTTTAA
- a CDS encoding cyclic nucleotide-binding domain-containing protein codes for MGKELFLGKYLIDKGLLAEADVVEALEVQRKESLAFEKVTLELELLTMKEVFQILTYQADSDLTFAEVALKKKYLTPEQVVRINNFIIDTRPFLGKILVNAGKLTHEKLEEVLALFEKVTEEYQNIAESLKKVKIFELLDENALESLAYIAITERYEAGETVLSEGDEADEFFSIVSGSLKITKNTLGVDEGTCYVGSIQAHDVFGESCIFDRGKRTANIITETETVLIKFKRTAFINFLKYYPKSSISILIFIIQRLMGRLERSDRELASEKKRGISQKEIDAVLEEFFN; via the coding sequence ATGGGAAAAGAATTATTCTTAGGGAAATATTTAATAGACAAAGGTCTTTTGGCGGAAGCGGACGTGGTGGAAGCCCTTGAGGTTCAAAGAAAAGAGAGTCTTGCCTTTGAAAAGGTAACACTTGAGCTTGAGCTGCTCACGATGAAGGAGGTATTTCAGATTCTCACTTATCAGGCGGACTCTGACCTTACATTTGCAGAGGTTGCCCTGAAAAAGAAATACCTAACACCAGAGCAGGTTGTAAGAATTAATAACTTTATAATAGATACACGGCCTTTTTTAGGTAAAATTCTGGTCAATGCCGGTAAGTTAACACATGAGAAATTGGAAGAGGTGCTCGCTTTATTTGAGAAAGTAACTGAAGAATATCAAAATATTGCCGAGTCTCTGAAAAAAGTTAAGATATTTGAATTACTCGATGAGAATGCACTTGAGTCTTTGGCTTATATTGCTATAACAGAGAGGTATGAGGCAGGTGAGACGGTTTTAAGTGAAGGGGATGAGGCGGATGAGTTTTTCAGTATAGTCTCCGGCTCCTTAAAAATTACAAAAAACACGCTGGGTGTTGATGAGGGTACATGTTATGTGGGCAGTATTCAGGCTCATGACGTCTTTGGCGAGTCGTGTATTTTTGATCGTGGAAAGCGCACGGCTAACATTATAACTGAAACAGAGACGGTTCTAATAAAATTCAAACGTACAGCATTTATAAACTTCCTGAAATATTATCCTAAGTCTTCCATTTCAATTCTAATATTTATTATACAACGGCTTATGGGACGCCTTGAGAGGTCGGACAGGGAGTTGGCGTCTGAGAAAAAACGCGGCATTTCACAGAAAGAAATTGATGCCGTACTTGAGGAGTTTTTTAATTAA